A region of the Clostridium estertheticum subsp. estertheticum genome:
AAATAAAGGATATATACTTTCACCAGACAATAAAAAATCAGGTTTTAGTTTAGCAGCAACAAAAGAAGCTATACAGTGGGATGTTGATCTAAGCCAAAAACATAAGGTTTCTCCAACGCAACAACAATTTGCAGATACTAGCTTTGCTACATATTTTGAATCAGGAAAAGCTGCAATGGGACTATTTGGATCATGGATGGTAAGTGAATTTAAGGCAAATGATTATGTGTCAAAAAATTGTAATGTAGCTGTTATTCCTCATGGAAAAACAAAGGCAACCATAATTAATGGTTTAGCAAATGTTGTTTCAGCAAAAACTAAACATTCAGTAGAAGCTTTGAAATTTGAAGACTTCTTAGGAACAAAAGCAGCTAATACTATTCAATCAGAAAAAGGTGCTGCAATTCCAGCATATGCAGGAACTGCGCAACCATTTATCGACAATACTAAACAATTTAACTTAAAAGTATATCCAGAAATGTTAAGCTATTCTGTTTTATTCCCGAATTCAGCAACGAAAGCAAAATGGTATGAAATTCAAAATAACACAATGATGAAGGTATATACTGGTCAACTTACAGTAGAGCAAGGCTGCAGTATAATTGATAAACAAATGAATGCTCTTTTAGCCACTGAAAAATAATTAATTGATGACAGTTAATCATTATAGTTAACTGTCATCATAATTAACTAAATTTAATTATGATTTTATATAAGGAGGGGAAGTTTTGAAAGCGATGATTAAACAAAAGAACACATCAAAAAGTTTACATAAAAAAGTAAAAACCAGCAAGAAAGATTTACATGATTATTATTGGGCTTATCTTATGATAGCACCTACTATAATAGGACTTATTATACTAAATATATGGCCGTTAA
Encoded here:
- a CDS encoding ABC transporter substrate-binding protein; this translates as MKKSLHKIIAVALTSMVMMSTLAGCGSSKTTTDTSGKPVTLTYAIWDKNQQPGMQAIADSFHKLNPNITVKVEVTPWDSYWTKMDAGATSGTLPDVFWMHSNNFTKYATGGVLMDLTDTIKNSKDVKMSNFPKDLVSLYTLKDKVYAMPKDYDTIALWYNKTMFDKKGIAYPDGTWDWNKYLEVAKKLTDSSKGVFGCIAPSDDQQGYYNYVYQNKGYILSPDNKKSGFSLAATKEAIQWDVDLSQKHKVSPTQQQFADTSFATYFESGKAAMGLFGSWMVSEFKANDYVSKNCNVAVIPHGKTKATIINGLANVVSAKTKHSVEALKFEDFLGTKAANTIQSEKGAAIPAYAGTAQPFIDNTKQFNLKVYPEMLSYSVLFPNSATKAKWYEIQNNTMMKVYTGQLTVEQGCSIIDKQMNALLATEK